A genomic window from Arvicola amphibius chromosome 5, mArvAmp1.2, whole genome shotgun sequence includes:
- the Znf512b gene encoding zinc finger protein 512B isoform X1, which produces MTESFCVGGGRRLQGSSKSGSGKGGSRKEVQLPMLQDPPKLGVPVVHSGHTVPSQASLCFDPGNPANDRTEGKKKGRPKAENQALRDIPLSLMNQWKDEFKAHSRVKCPNSGCWLEFPSIYGLKYHYQRCQGVRGSGSGKRRPGSASGQRPPGPHPTPALPAQGAISDRLAFPCPFCEAAFTSKTQLEKHRIWNHMDHPLPAPKPGPVSRPVTINRPVGVSKPIGVSKPVGVSKPIGISKPVTVSRPMPVTKPVTVSRPMPVSRPVPVTKPIPITKPVPLTKHMPVTKLVTVTKPVPLTKPVPVSRPIVVSKPVPVSRPIAISRHTPPCKMVLLTKSENKTPRATGKNSNKKRAADSLDTCPILPKQARSENGEYGPSTMGQSVTFQLGTDPNNSSLLPGSKPLMGKEALRPADPVSPPEEDPERTKHRRKQKTPKKFTGEQPSISGTFGLKGLAKAEDKARVHRSKKQEGSGSEEVRKKVLATPVTVSKEAPAPVAHPAPGGGCLAGPRTGGPEEQWQRAIHERGEAVCPTCNVVTRKTLVGLKKHMEVCHKLQEALKCQHCRKQFKSKAGLNYHTMAEHSAKPTDAEASEGGEQEERERLRKVLKQMGRLRCPQEGCGAAFSSLMGYQYHQRRCGKPPCEVDSPSFPCSHCGKTYRSKAGHDYHVRSEHTAPPPEEPTDKIPESGDLLGVERTPSGRIRRTSAQVAVFHLQEIAEDELARDWTKRRMKDDLVPETARLNYTRPGLPTLNPQLLEAWKNEVKEKGHVNCPNDCCEAIYSSVSGLKAHLASCSKGDHLVGKYRCLLCPKEFSSESGVKYHILKTHAENWFRTSADPPPKPRSQDSLMPRKEKKKSLSGGKKRGRKPKERSSEEPASKLPPNRDDWPPGGRDRGSRGSTGKKTGVGKAPEK; this is translated from the exons ATGACTGAATCCTtctgtgttggaggaggccgccGGCTTCAAGGATCCAGCAAAAGTGGATCTGGAAAGGGTGGCAGCCGGAAGGAGGTCCAGCTTCCCATGTTGCAGGACCCACCAAAGCTGG GTGTGCCGGTGGTACACAGTGGTCACACAGTGCCTAGCCAGGCCTCACTCTGCTTTGATCCCGGAAACCCAGCCAATGACAGgactgaagggaagaaaaaagggagaccGAAAGCCGAGAACCAAGCTCTCCGAGATATTCCT ctctccctaATGAACCAGTGGAAAGATGAATTCAAGGCACACTCAAGAGTGAAGTGTCCAAACTCAGGGTGCTGGCTAGAGTTCCCCAGCATCTACGGACTCAAGTACCACTATCAGCGGTGCCAAGGGGTAAGGGGCTCTGGGTCGGGGAAGAGGAGGCCTGGGAGTGCATCTGGGCAGAGGCCCCCGGGGCCCCATCCCACACCTGCCCTCCCTGCCCAGGGTGCTATCTCAGATAGGCTGGCCTTCCCTTGCCCCTTCTGCGAGGCCGCATTCACCTCCAAGACCCAGCTGGAGAAGCACCGGATTTGGAATCACATGGACCATCCCCTGCCTGCCCCCAAGCCTGGCCCAGTCAGCCGGCCGGTCACCATCAACCGGCCTGTTGGGGTCAGCAAGCCCATCGGAGTGAGCAAACCTGTGGGAGTCAGCAAACCCATTGGCATCAGTAAGCCAGTCACAGTCAGCAGGCCTATGCCAGTCACCAAGCCTGTCACAGTCAGTAGGCCCATGCCAGTCTCTAGGCCTGTGCCAGTCACCAAGCCCATCCCAATCACCAAACCTGTGCCACTCACCAAACACATGCCGGTTACCAAACTTGTGACAGTTACAAAACCTGTACCACTCACCAAGCCAGTACCAGTCAGCAGGCCCATTGTGGTCAGCAAGCCAGTGCCGGTCAGCAGGCCCATTGCCATCAGCAGACACACACCACCCTGCAAAATGGTATTGCTGACCAAATCTGAGAACAAAACACCTCGTGCTACAGGCAAGAACAGCAATAAGAAAAG GGCTGCAGACAGTTTGGATACCTGCCCCATCCTGCCCAAGCAGGCAAGGTCAGAGAATGGAGAGTATGGCCCATCCACCATGGGCCAGAGTGTGACTTTCCAGCTGGGTACAGATCCCAACAACAGCTCCCTACTGCCAGGAAGCAAGCCCTTGATGGGCAAAGAGGCACTGCGGCCTGCAGATCCAGTGTCCCCCCCAGAGGAGGACCCCGAGCGCACAAAGCACA gaaggaaacagaaaacacccaAGAAATTCACAGGGGAGCAGCCATCTATCTCAGGGACCTTTGGGCTCAAAG gcctGGCCAAAGCTGAAGACAAGGCCCGAGTTCATCGCTCCAAGAAACAAGAAGGATCAGGCTCCGAGGAAGTGCGGAAGAAGGTGCTCGCCACCCCTGTCACTGTCAGCAAGGAGGCACCAGCTCCTGTGGCCCACCCAGCCCCAGGTGGGGGCTGCCTGGCAGGACCCAGGACAG GTGGCCCCGAGGAGCAGTGGCAGCGAGCCATCCATGAACGGGGGGAGGCTGTCTGCCCTACCTGCAATGTGGTTACCCGGAAGACCCTCGTGGGGCTCAAAAAGCACATGGAAGTATGTCATAAG TTGCAGGAAGCTCTCAAATGCCAGCACTGCCGGAAACAGTTCAAgtccaaggctggcctcaactaCCACACCATGGCTGAACACAGTGCCAAG CCCACTGATGCTGAGGCCTCTGAAGGGGGAGAACAGGAGGAACGAGAGAGGCTTCGAAAGGTGCTGAAGCAGATGGGACGGCTACGCTGCCCCCAAGAG GGCTGTGGAGCCGCCTTCTCCAGCCTCATGGGTTATCAGTACCATCAGCGGCGCTGTGGGAAGCCACCATGTGAGGTAGACAGTCCCTCCTTCCCCTGTTCCCACTGTGGCAAGACTTACCGATCCAAGGCTGGCCATGACTATCATGTACGTTCAGAGCACACAGCCCCG CCCCCTGAGGAGCCCACAGACAAAATCCCTGAGTCTGGGGACCTGCTTGGAGTAGAACGGACCCCAAGTGGTCGCATCCGTCGGACGTCGGCCCAGGTTGCCGTGTTCCATCTACAGGAGATTGCAGAGGATGAGCTGGCCCGTGACTGGACCAAACGGCGCATGAAGGATGACCTCGTGCCTGAGACTGCACGG CTCAACTACACTCGGCCAGGCCTCCCTACACTTAACCCCCAGCTGCTGGAGGCATGGAAGAATGAAGTCAAGGAGAAAGGCCATGTGAACTGTCCCAATGAT TGCTGTGAAGCCATCTACTCCAGTGTGTCCGGCCTCAAGGCCCATCTTGCCAGCTGCAGCAAG GGGGACCATCTGGTGGGGAAGTACCGCTGCCTGCTATGTCCCAAAGAGTTCAGCTCTGAGAGCGGTGTCAAGTACCACATCCTTAAGACTCATGCAGAG AACTGGTTTCGGACCTCAGCTGACCCACCTCCTAAACCCAGGAGCCAGGACTCCTTGATGcctagaaaagagaagaagaaaagtctgTCCGGAGGAAAGAAGCGGGGCCGCAAGCCCAAGGAACGGTCCTCCGAGGAGCCAGCATCTAAACTGCCACCTAACAGGGATGACTGgcccccaggaggcagagacagggggagcCGAGGCTCCACTGGGAAGAAGACTGGAGTTGGGAAGGCACCTGAAAAGTGA
- the Znf512b gene encoding zinc finger protein 512B isoform X5, with translation MTESFCVGGGRRLQGSSKSGSGKGGSRKEVQLPMLQDPPKLGVPVVHSGHTVPSQASLCFDPGNPANDRTEGKKKGRPKAENQALRDIPLSLMNQWKDEFKAHSRVKCPNSGCWLEFPSIYGLKYHYQRCQGVRGSGSGKRRPGSASGQRPPGPHPTPALPAQGAISDRLAFPCPFCEAAFTSKTQLEKHRIWNHMDHPLPAPKPGPVSRPVTINRPVGVSKPIGVSKPVGVSKPIGISKPVTVSRPMPVTKPVTVSRPMPVSRPVPVTKPIPITKPVPLTKHMPVTKLVTVTKPVPLTKPVPVSRPIVVSKPVPVSRPIAISRHTPPCKMVLLTKSENKTPRATGKNSNKKRAADSLDTCPILPKQARSENGEYGPSTMGQSVTFQLGTDPNNSSLLPGSKPLMGKEALRPADPVSPPEEDPERTKHRRKQKTPKKFTGEQPSISGTFGLKGLAKAEDKARVHRSKKQEGSGSEEVRKKVLATPVTVSKEAPAPVAHPAPGGGCLAGPRTGGPEEQWQRAIHERGEAVCPTCNVVTRKTLVGLKKHMEVCHKLQEALKCQHCRKQFKSKAGLNYHTMAEHSAKPTDAEASEGGEQEERERLRKVLKQMGRLRCPQEGCGAAFSSLMGYQYHQRRCGKPPCEVDSPSFPCSHCGKTYRSKAGHDYHVRSEHTAPPPEEPTDKIPESGDLLGVERTPSGRIRRTSAQVAVFHLQEIAEDELARDWTKRRMKDDLVPETARLNYTRPGLPTLNPQLLEAWKNEVKEKGHVNCPNDCCEAIYSSVSGLKAHLASCSKVGYWTTVHCRGTIWWGSTAACYVPKSSALRAVSSTTSLRLMQRTGFGPQLTHLLNPGARTP, from the exons ATGACTGAATCCTtctgtgttggaggaggccgccGGCTTCAAGGATCCAGCAAAAGTGGATCTGGAAAGGGTGGCAGCCGGAAGGAGGTCCAGCTTCCCATGTTGCAGGACCCACCAAAGCTGG GTGTGCCGGTGGTACACAGTGGTCACACAGTGCCTAGCCAGGCCTCACTCTGCTTTGATCCCGGAAACCCAGCCAATGACAGgactgaagggaagaaaaaagggagaccGAAAGCCGAGAACCAAGCTCTCCGAGATATTCCT ctctccctaATGAACCAGTGGAAAGATGAATTCAAGGCACACTCAAGAGTGAAGTGTCCAAACTCAGGGTGCTGGCTAGAGTTCCCCAGCATCTACGGACTCAAGTACCACTATCAGCGGTGCCAAGGGGTAAGGGGCTCTGGGTCGGGGAAGAGGAGGCCTGGGAGTGCATCTGGGCAGAGGCCCCCGGGGCCCCATCCCACACCTGCCCTCCCTGCCCAGGGTGCTATCTCAGATAGGCTGGCCTTCCCTTGCCCCTTCTGCGAGGCCGCATTCACCTCCAAGACCCAGCTGGAGAAGCACCGGATTTGGAATCACATGGACCATCCCCTGCCTGCCCCCAAGCCTGGCCCAGTCAGCCGGCCGGTCACCATCAACCGGCCTGTTGGGGTCAGCAAGCCCATCGGAGTGAGCAAACCTGTGGGAGTCAGCAAACCCATTGGCATCAGTAAGCCAGTCACAGTCAGCAGGCCTATGCCAGTCACCAAGCCTGTCACAGTCAGTAGGCCCATGCCAGTCTCTAGGCCTGTGCCAGTCACCAAGCCCATCCCAATCACCAAACCTGTGCCACTCACCAAACACATGCCGGTTACCAAACTTGTGACAGTTACAAAACCTGTACCACTCACCAAGCCAGTACCAGTCAGCAGGCCCATTGTGGTCAGCAAGCCAGTGCCGGTCAGCAGGCCCATTGCCATCAGCAGACACACACCACCCTGCAAAATGGTATTGCTGACCAAATCTGAGAACAAAACACCTCGTGCTACAGGCAAGAACAGCAATAAGAAAAG GGCTGCAGACAGTTTGGATACCTGCCCCATCCTGCCCAAGCAGGCAAGGTCAGAGAATGGAGAGTATGGCCCATCCACCATGGGCCAGAGTGTGACTTTCCAGCTGGGTACAGATCCCAACAACAGCTCCCTACTGCCAGGAAGCAAGCCCTTGATGGGCAAAGAGGCACTGCGGCCTGCAGATCCAGTGTCCCCCCCAGAGGAGGACCCCGAGCGCACAAAGCACA gaaggaaacagaaaacacccaAGAAATTCACAGGGGAGCAGCCATCTATCTCAGGGACCTTTGGGCTCAAAG gcctGGCCAAAGCTGAAGACAAGGCCCGAGTTCATCGCTCCAAGAAACAAGAAGGATCAGGCTCCGAGGAAGTGCGGAAGAAGGTGCTCGCCACCCCTGTCACTGTCAGCAAGGAGGCACCAGCTCCTGTGGCCCACCCAGCCCCAGGTGGGGGCTGCCTGGCAGGACCCAGGACAG GTGGCCCCGAGGAGCAGTGGCAGCGAGCCATCCATGAACGGGGGGAGGCTGTCTGCCCTACCTGCAATGTGGTTACCCGGAAGACCCTCGTGGGGCTCAAAAAGCACATGGAAGTATGTCATAAG TTGCAGGAAGCTCTCAAATGCCAGCACTGCCGGAAACAGTTCAAgtccaaggctggcctcaactaCCACACCATGGCTGAACACAGTGCCAAG CCCACTGATGCTGAGGCCTCTGAAGGGGGAGAACAGGAGGAACGAGAGAGGCTTCGAAAGGTGCTGAAGCAGATGGGACGGCTACGCTGCCCCCAAGAG GGCTGTGGAGCCGCCTTCTCCAGCCTCATGGGTTATCAGTACCATCAGCGGCGCTGTGGGAAGCCACCATGTGAGGTAGACAGTCCCTCCTTCCCCTGTTCCCACTGTGGCAAGACTTACCGATCCAAGGCTGGCCATGACTATCATGTACGTTCAGAGCACACAGCCCCG CCCCCTGAGGAGCCCACAGACAAAATCCCTGAGTCTGGGGACCTGCTTGGAGTAGAACGGACCCCAAGTGGTCGCATCCGTCGGACGTCGGCCCAGGTTGCCGTGTTCCATCTACAGGAGATTGCAGAGGATGAGCTGGCCCGTGACTGGACCAAACGGCGCATGAAGGATGACCTCGTGCCTGAGACTGCACGG CTCAACTACACTCGGCCAGGCCTCCCTACACTTAACCCCCAGCTGCTGGAGGCATGGAAGAATGAAGTCAAGGAGAAAGGCCATGTGAACTGTCCCAATGAT TGCTGTGAAGCCATCTACTCCAGTGTGTCCGGCCTCAAGGCCCATCTTGCCAGCTGCAGCAAG GTTGGGTACTGGACCACTGTGCATTGCAGGGGGACCATCTGGTGGGGAAGTACCGCTGCCTGCTATGTCCCAAAGAGTTCAGCTCTGAGAGCGGTGTCAAGTACCACATCCTTAAGACTCATGCAGAG AACTGGTTTCGGACCTCAGCTGACCCACCTCCTAAACCCAGGAGCCAGGACTCCTTGA
- the Znf512b gene encoding zinc finger protein 512B isoform X6, whose product MTESFCVGGGRRLQGSSKSGSGKGGSRKEVQLPMLQDPPKLGVPVVHSGHTVPSQASLCFDPGNPANDRTEGKKKGRPKAENQALRDIPLSLMNQWKDEFKAHSRVKCPNSGCWLEFPSIYGLKYHYQRCQGVRGSGSGKRRPGSASGQRPPGPHPTPALPAQGAISDRLAFPCPFCEAAFTSKTQLEKHRIWNHMDHPLPAPKPGPVSRPVTINRPVGVSKPIGVSKPVGVSKPIGISKPVTVSRPMPVTKPVTVSRPMPVSRPVPVTKPIPITKPVPLTKHMPVTKLVTVTKPVPLTKPVPVSRPIVVSKPVPVSRPIAISRHTPPCKMVLLTKSENKTPRATGKNSNKKRAADSLDTCPILPKQARSENGEYGPSTMGQSVTFQLGTDPNNSSLLPGSKPLMGKEALRPADPVSPPEEDPERTKHRRKQKTPKKFTGEQPSISGTFGLKGLAKAEDKARVHRSKKQEGSGSEEVRKKVLATPVTVSKEAPAPVAHPAPGGGCLAGPRTGGPEEQWQRAIHERGEAVCPTCNVVTRKTLVGLKKHMEVCHKLQEALKCQHCRKQFKSKAGLNYHTMAEHSAKPTDAEASEGGEQEERERLRKVLKQMGRLRCPQEGCGAAFSSLMGYQYHQRRCGKPPCEVDSPSFPCSHCGKTYRSKAGHDYHVRSEHTAPPPEEPTDKIPESGDLLGVERTPSGRIRRTSAQVAVFHLQEIAEDELARDWTKRRMKDDLVPETARDRPHLIPLWQPCSCDLGHLLTPSVKGQ is encoded by the exons ATGACTGAATCCTtctgtgttggaggaggccgccGGCTTCAAGGATCCAGCAAAAGTGGATCTGGAAAGGGTGGCAGCCGGAAGGAGGTCCAGCTTCCCATGTTGCAGGACCCACCAAAGCTGG GTGTGCCGGTGGTACACAGTGGTCACACAGTGCCTAGCCAGGCCTCACTCTGCTTTGATCCCGGAAACCCAGCCAATGACAGgactgaagggaagaaaaaagggagaccGAAAGCCGAGAACCAAGCTCTCCGAGATATTCCT ctctccctaATGAACCAGTGGAAAGATGAATTCAAGGCACACTCAAGAGTGAAGTGTCCAAACTCAGGGTGCTGGCTAGAGTTCCCCAGCATCTACGGACTCAAGTACCACTATCAGCGGTGCCAAGGGGTAAGGGGCTCTGGGTCGGGGAAGAGGAGGCCTGGGAGTGCATCTGGGCAGAGGCCCCCGGGGCCCCATCCCACACCTGCCCTCCCTGCCCAGGGTGCTATCTCAGATAGGCTGGCCTTCCCTTGCCCCTTCTGCGAGGCCGCATTCACCTCCAAGACCCAGCTGGAGAAGCACCGGATTTGGAATCACATGGACCATCCCCTGCCTGCCCCCAAGCCTGGCCCAGTCAGCCGGCCGGTCACCATCAACCGGCCTGTTGGGGTCAGCAAGCCCATCGGAGTGAGCAAACCTGTGGGAGTCAGCAAACCCATTGGCATCAGTAAGCCAGTCACAGTCAGCAGGCCTATGCCAGTCACCAAGCCTGTCACAGTCAGTAGGCCCATGCCAGTCTCTAGGCCTGTGCCAGTCACCAAGCCCATCCCAATCACCAAACCTGTGCCACTCACCAAACACATGCCGGTTACCAAACTTGTGACAGTTACAAAACCTGTACCACTCACCAAGCCAGTACCAGTCAGCAGGCCCATTGTGGTCAGCAAGCCAGTGCCGGTCAGCAGGCCCATTGCCATCAGCAGACACACACCACCCTGCAAAATGGTATTGCTGACCAAATCTGAGAACAAAACACCTCGTGCTACAGGCAAGAACAGCAATAAGAAAAG GGCTGCAGACAGTTTGGATACCTGCCCCATCCTGCCCAAGCAGGCAAGGTCAGAGAATGGAGAGTATGGCCCATCCACCATGGGCCAGAGTGTGACTTTCCAGCTGGGTACAGATCCCAACAACAGCTCCCTACTGCCAGGAAGCAAGCCCTTGATGGGCAAAGAGGCACTGCGGCCTGCAGATCCAGTGTCCCCCCCAGAGGAGGACCCCGAGCGCACAAAGCACA gaaggaaacagaaaacacccaAGAAATTCACAGGGGAGCAGCCATCTATCTCAGGGACCTTTGGGCTCAAAG gcctGGCCAAAGCTGAAGACAAGGCCCGAGTTCATCGCTCCAAGAAACAAGAAGGATCAGGCTCCGAGGAAGTGCGGAAGAAGGTGCTCGCCACCCCTGTCACTGTCAGCAAGGAGGCACCAGCTCCTGTGGCCCACCCAGCCCCAGGTGGGGGCTGCCTGGCAGGACCCAGGACAG GTGGCCCCGAGGAGCAGTGGCAGCGAGCCATCCATGAACGGGGGGAGGCTGTCTGCCCTACCTGCAATGTGGTTACCCGGAAGACCCTCGTGGGGCTCAAAAAGCACATGGAAGTATGTCATAAG TTGCAGGAAGCTCTCAAATGCCAGCACTGCCGGAAACAGTTCAAgtccaaggctggcctcaactaCCACACCATGGCTGAACACAGTGCCAAG CCCACTGATGCTGAGGCCTCTGAAGGGGGAGAACAGGAGGAACGAGAGAGGCTTCGAAAGGTGCTGAAGCAGATGGGACGGCTACGCTGCCCCCAAGAG GGCTGTGGAGCCGCCTTCTCCAGCCTCATGGGTTATCAGTACCATCAGCGGCGCTGTGGGAAGCCACCATGTGAGGTAGACAGTCCCTCCTTCCCCTGTTCCCACTGTGGCAAGACTTACCGATCCAAGGCTGGCCATGACTATCATGTACGTTCAGAGCACACAGCCCCG CCCCCTGAGGAGCCCACAGACAAAATCCCTGAGTCTGGGGACCTGCTTGGAGTAGAACGGACCCCAAGTGGTCGCATCCGTCGGACGTCGGCCCAGGTTGCCGTGTTCCATCTACAGGAGATTGCAGAGGATGAGCTGGCCCGTGACTGGACCAAACGGCGCATGAAGGATGACCTCGTGCCTGAGACTGCACGG GACAGGCCTCATTTGATTCCCCTGTGGCAGCCATGTTCTTGTGACCTTGGCCATCTCCTAACCCCATCTGTGAAGGGGCAATGA
- the Znf512b gene encoding zinc finger protein 512B isoform X2, protein MTESFCVGGGRRLQGSSKSGSGKGGSRKEVQLPMLQDPPKLGVPVVHSGHTVPSQASLCFDPGNPANDRTEGKKKGRPKAENQALRDIPLSLMNQWKDEFKAHSRVKCPNSGCWLEFPSIYGLKYHYQRCQGVRGSGSGKRRPGSASGQRPPGPHPTPALPAQGAISDRLAFPCPFCEAAFTSKTQLEKHRIWNHMDHPLPAPKPGPVSRPVTINRPVGVSKPIGVSKPVGVSKPIGISKPVTVSRPMPVTKPVTVSRPMPVSRPVPVTKPIPITKPVPLTKHMPVTKLVTVTKPVPLTKPVPVSRPIVVSKPVPVSRPIAISRHTPPCKMVLLTKSENKTPRATGKNSNKKRAADSLDTCPILPKQARSENGEYGPSTMGQSVTFQLGTDPNNSSLLPGSKPLMGKEALRPADPVSPPEEDPERTKHRRKQKTPKKFTGEQPSISGTFGLKGLAKAEDKARVHRSKKQEGSGSEEVRKKVLATPVTVSKEAPAPVAHPAPGGPEEQWQRAIHERGEAVCPTCNVVTRKTLVGLKKHMEVCHKLQEALKCQHCRKQFKSKAGLNYHTMAEHSAKPTDAEASEGGEQEERERLRKVLKQMGRLRCPQEGCGAAFSSLMGYQYHQRRCGKPPCEVDSPSFPCSHCGKTYRSKAGHDYHVRSEHTAPPPEEPTDKIPESGDLLGVERTPSGRIRRTSAQVAVFHLQEIAEDELARDWTKRRMKDDLVPETARLNYTRPGLPTLNPQLLEAWKNEVKEKGHVNCPNDCCEAIYSSVSGLKAHLASCSKGDHLVGKYRCLLCPKEFSSESGVKYHILKTHAENWFRTSADPPPKPRSQDSLMPRKEKKKSLSGGKKRGRKPKERSSEEPASKLPPNRDDWPPGGRDRGSRGSTGKKTGVGKAPEK, encoded by the exons ATGACTGAATCCTtctgtgttggaggaggccgccGGCTTCAAGGATCCAGCAAAAGTGGATCTGGAAAGGGTGGCAGCCGGAAGGAGGTCCAGCTTCCCATGTTGCAGGACCCACCAAAGCTGG GTGTGCCGGTGGTACACAGTGGTCACACAGTGCCTAGCCAGGCCTCACTCTGCTTTGATCCCGGAAACCCAGCCAATGACAGgactgaagggaagaaaaaagggagaccGAAAGCCGAGAACCAAGCTCTCCGAGATATTCCT ctctccctaATGAACCAGTGGAAAGATGAATTCAAGGCACACTCAAGAGTGAAGTGTCCAAACTCAGGGTGCTGGCTAGAGTTCCCCAGCATCTACGGACTCAAGTACCACTATCAGCGGTGCCAAGGGGTAAGGGGCTCTGGGTCGGGGAAGAGGAGGCCTGGGAGTGCATCTGGGCAGAGGCCCCCGGGGCCCCATCCCACACCTGCCCTCCCTGCCCAGGGTGCTATCTCAGATAGGCTGGCCTTCCCTTGCCCCTTCTGCGAGGCCGCATTCACCTCCAAGACCCAGCTGGAGAAGCACCGGATTTGGAATCACATGGACCATCCCCTGCCTGCCCCCAAGCCTGGCCCAGTCAGCCGGCCGGTCACCATCAACCGGCCTGTTGGGGTCAGCAAGCCCATCGGAGTGAGCAAACCTGTGGGAGTCAGCAAACCCATTGGCATCAGTAAGCCAGTCACAGTCAGCAGGCCTATGCCAGTCACCAAGCCTGTCACAGTCAGTAGGCCCATGCCAGTCTCTAGGCCTGTGCCAGTCACCAAGCCCATCCCAATCACCAAACCTGTGCCACTCACCAAACACATGCCGGTTACCAAACTTGTGACAGTTACAAAACCTGTACCACTCACCAAGCCAGTACCAGTCAGCAGGCCCATTGTGGTCAGCAAGCCAGTGCCGGTCAGCAGGCCCATTGCCATCAGCAGACACACACCACCCTGCAAAATGGTATTGCTGACCAAATCTGAGAACAAAACACCTCGTGCTACAGGCAAGAACAGCAATAAGAAAAG GGCTGCAGACAGTTTGGATACCTGCCCCATCCTGCCCAAGCAGGCAAGGTCAGAGAATGGAGAGTATGGCCCATCCACCATGGGCCAGAGTGTGACTTTCCAGCTGGGTACAGATCCCAACAACAGCTCCCTACTGCCAGGAAGCAAGCCCTTGATGGGCAAAGAGGCACTGCGGCCTGCAGATCCAGTGTCCCCCCCAGAGGAGGACCCCGAGCGCACAAAGCACA gaaggaaacagaaaacacccaAGAAATTCACAGGGGAGCAGCCATCTATCTCAGGGACCTTTGGGCTCAAAG gcctGGCCAAAGCTGAAGACAAGGCCCGAGTTCATCGCTCCAAGAAACAAGAAGGATCAGGCTCCGAGGAAGTGCGGAAGAAGGTGCTCGCCACCCCTGTCACTGTCAGCAAGGAGGCACCAGCTCCTGTGGCCCACCCAGCCCCAG GTGGCCCCGAGGAGCAGTGGCAGCGAGCCATCCATGAACGGGGGGAGGCTGTCTGCCCTACCTGCAATGTGGTTACCCGGAAGACCCTCGTGGGGCTCAAAAAGCACATGGAAGTATGTCATAAG TTGCAGGAAGCTCTCAAATGCCAGCACTGCCGGAAACAGTTCAAgtccaaggctggcctcaactaCCACACCATGGCTGAACACAGTGCCAAG CCCACTGATGCTGAGGCCTCTGAAGGGGGAGAACAGGAGGAACGAGAGAGGCTTCGAAAGGTGCTGAAGCAGATGGGACGGCTACGCTGCCCCCAAGAG GGCTGTGGAGCCGCCTTCTCCAGCCTCATGGGTTATCAGTACCATCAGCGGCGCTGTGGGAAGCCACCATGTGAGGTAGACAGTCCCTCCTTCCCCTGTTCCCACTGTGGCAAGACTTACCGATCCAAGGCTGGCCATGACTATCATGTACGTTCAGAGCACACAGCCCCG CCCCCTGAGGAGCCCACAGACAAAATCCCTGAGTCTGGGGACCTGCTTGGAGTAGAACGGACCCCAAGTGGTCGCATCCGTCGGACGTCGGCCCAGGTTGCCGTGTTCCATCTACAGGAGATTGCAGAGGATGAGCTGGCCCGTGACTGGACCAAACGGCGCATGAAGGATGACCTCGTGCCTGAGACTGCACGG CTCAACTACACTCGGCCAGGCCTCCCTACACTTAACCCCCAGCTGCTGGAGGCATGGAAGAATGAAGTCAAGGAGAAAGGCCATGTGAACTGTCCCAATGAT TGCTGTGAAGCCATCTACTCCAGTGTGTCCGGCCTCAAGGCCCATCTTGCCAGCTGCAGCAAG GGGGACCATCTGGTGGGGAAGTACCGCTGCCTGCTATGTCCCAAAGAGTTCAGCTCTGAGAGCGGTGTCAAGTACCACATCCTTAAGACTCATGCAGAG AACTGGTTTCGGACCTCAGCTGACCCACCTCCTAAACCCAGGAGCCAGGACTCCTTGATGcctagaaaagagaagaagaaaagtctgTCCGGAGGAAAGAAGCGGGGCCGCAAGCCCAAGGAACGGTCCTCCGAGGAGCCAGCATCTAAACTGCCACCTAACAGGGATGACTGgcccccaggaggcagagacagggggagcCGAGGCTCCACTGGGAAGAAGACTGGAGTTGGGAAGGCACCTGAAAAGTGA